Proteins encoded together in one Quercus lobata isolate SW786 chromosome 3, ValleyOak3.0 Primary Assembly, whole genome shotgun sequence window:
- the LOC115981869 gene encoding uncharacterized protein LOC115981869 isoform X4 yields the protein MKEAKLVVVLLLLLVVVVAVVDCESSSEWQLLTKQNFSSQIRQNPYILLFITLPWSGESRSLMKEVAHVVSDRQQEEFRSLKLMFMFRNTEKMLADAIIAAAAAPAPNEEEEEEITILFYLHSVSYKYRGPFRALNILSSLLPHISNSNSSSNQPQPPLLNTPDHLNSFLASTDKALLLLEFCGWTPKLLANHNINHFGVGVQEDLLGNNFNAEANQTLADTRKNNQKVAGDEILKCGVENSFNGVPWLGQFSSVNETASFEEVENVSSGVISSCTLQEFQQFESFFSKFMNVAREFFLAPERHRFGLVSERSMLSSLGLEDSSSWLAVFHVAGCPTCSRILKEEDDLKDVLQMDSSVVTELEGDRHDIELVLPANKPSIILFVDRSSDSSETRGKGKEALDTFRELALHYHGSYQMGEPKRAKPEKSSVQDYQSWGGKSKHPRLKLSLTAQKIKLKEKLSTIMILNEDKHVTLDKLSSDQEGSSLHKILAHLLQQNKEGKLSSLAKELGFQLLSDDVDIKSVNTLPSDTVQSNQVSPAVFKEGLVSNSVDSDKDQLPQRASLSAKMNEENSELTDGEPSSEYDEEKTAFYVDKSKQLISLEAHQSVTALEEVATAQDLVVEEKSFENVVVEEKSSEDAILEEKGFLLVDNLGEQQLHFQGFEGSFFFSDGNYRLLRALTGGSNIPSLVIIDPLLQQHYVLPQESDFSYSSLADFLSGFVNGTLPPYQLSVSIIQSPREATVPPFVNVDFHEVDSIPQIAIHRLSELVLGVNQSNTNNVVHAWNRDVLVLFSNSWCGFCQRMELVVREVYRAVKGYMNVLRSGSRNGEKVFNGDNLKDALVELPLIYLMDCTLNDCSLILKSMDQREVYPALILFPAESRNAILYDGDMAVADIIRFIADQGSNLRNLISNKGNLS from the exons ATGAAGGAAGCCAAattggtggtggtgttgttgttgttgttggttgttgTTGTAGCCGTGGTTGATTGTGAATCATCATCGGAATGGCAGctcctcaccaaacaaaacttcTCTTCTCAGATCCGACAAAACCCTTATATCCTCCTCTTCATCACTCTTCCTT GGTCTGGTGAGTCTCGTTCCCTTATGAAAGAAGTAGCACATGTGGTTTCTGATAGACAACAGGAGGAGTTTAGATCCTTGAAGTTGATGTTTATGTTTAGAAATACGGAGAAGATGCTAGCAGATGCTATtattgctgctgctgctgctcctGCTCCtaatgaggaggaggaggaggaaatTACCATTTTATTCTACCTCCATTCTGTATCTTACAAATATCGAGGACCATTTCGTGCACTCAATATTTTGTCTTCACTCTTACCCCATATCTCCAACTCCAACTCCAGCTCCAATCAACCTCAACCTCCCCTTCTCAACACTCCTGACCACTTGAACTCTTTTCTTGCTTCAACTGACAAGGCCTTACTTCTCCTCGAATTTTGCGGATGGACTCCTAAATTGCTGGCCAACCACAACATTAATCATTTTGGCGTTGGTGTGCAAG aaGATCTTCTTGGAAATAACTTTAATGCAGAGGCAAATCAAACACTGGCAGATACAAGGAAGAATAATCAGAAGGTGGCTG GGGATGAAATATTGAAATGTGGTGTCGAAAATAGTTTCAACGGAGTTCCTTGGCTTGGGCAATTCAGCTCAGTAAATGAAACTGCTTCCTTTGAGGAGGTTGAGAATGTAAGCTCTGGTGTTATATCATCTTGTACCTTACAAGAATTTCAGCAGTTTGAGTCTTTCTTCTCGAAGTTTATGAATGTTGCAAGAGAGTTTTTCCTGGCCCCTGAAAGGCATAGATTTGGTTTGGTATCAGAAAGATCAATGCTTTCGTCTCTTGGTCTTGAAGATTCTAGTTCATGGTTAGCAGTATTTCATGTTGCTGGATGTCCCACATGTTCAAGGATTCTTAAAGAAGAGGATGACCTCAAGGATGTTTTACAGATGGATAGTTCTGTTGTTACGGAG CTGGAAGGTGATAGGCATGATATCGAGCTTGTTTTACCTGCAAATAAGccatcaataattttatttgtggATAGATCATCTGACTCGTCTGAAACTAGAGGAAAGGGTAAAGAGGCTCTTGATACTTTCAGAGAACTGGCGCTGCACTATCATGGTTCATATCAGATGGGTGAGCCTAAGAGGGCCAAGCCTGAGAAATCCTCAGTCCAAGATTATCAATCATGGGGTGGTAAATCTAAACATCCTAGATTAAAACTATCTCTGACAGCTCAGAAGATTAAATTAAAAGAGAAGCTGTCTACTATCATGATCCTAAATGAGGATAAACATGTCACTTTGGATAAATTGTCTTCAGATCAAGAAGGTAGTTCCTTGCATAAGATCCTGGCACACCTTCTTCAGCAAAATAAAGAAGGTAAATTAAGCTCCCTTGCAAAGGAATTGGGTTTCCAACTTTTATCTGATGATGTTGACATTAAGTCAGTAAATACATTACCATCAGATACAGTTCAGTCTAATCAAGTGTCACCTGCAGTGTTTAAGGAAGGCCTTGTCTCAAACAGTGTTGATTCAGATAAAGATCAATTGCCACAAAGGGCAAGTTTATCTGCTAAGATGAATGAGGAAAATTCTGAACTCACAGATGGTGAGCCTTCTTCTGAGTATGATGAAGAGAAGACGGCTTTTTATGTTGATAAAAGTAAGCAGTTAATATCTTTAGAAGCCCACCAATCTGTAACcgctcttgaagaagttgccaCTGCTCAAGATTTGGTAGTGgaagaaaaaagttttgaaaatgtagTGGTTGAAGAAAAAAGCTCTGAAGATGCGATCTTggaagaaaaaggttttttgtTGGTGGACAACTTAGGGGAGCAACAGCTTCACTTTCAAGGCTTTGAgggttcctttttcttttctgatggCAACTATCGGTTACTTAGAGCTCTGACCGGTGGCTCAAACATTCCATCCTTGGTAATAATTGATCCCCTTTTGCAGCAGCATTATGTATTACCCCAAGAGTCAGATTTCAGCTACTCTTCTCTGGCTGATTTTCTCTCTGGTTTTGTTAATGGGACTCTTCCTCCATATCAACTGTCTGTATCCATTATTCAAAGCCCTAGGGAGGCCACTGTCCCTCCATTTGTTAATGTGGATTTTCACGAGGTGGATTCAATCCCTCAAATTGCGATTCATAGATTGTCTGAGCTGGTTCTTGGTGTTAATCAATCTAACACCAACAATGTGGTCCATGCATGGAATAGGGATGTGTTGGTCCTTTTTAGCAATAGTTGGTGTGGGTTTTGTCAGAGAATGGAATTGGTTGTTCGTGAGGTTTATCGGGCTGTGAAGGGCTACATGAATGTGTTAAGGAGTGGATCAAGGAATGGAGAAAAGGTGTTTAATGGTG ACAACTTGAAGGATGCCCTGGTTGAACTTCCACTGATCTATTTAATGGATTGCACATTGAATGATTGCAGTTTGATACTCAAATCAATGGATCAG